The following are encoded in a window of Vibrio azureus genomic DNA:
- a CDS encoding MOSC domain-containing protein yields the protein MSTLGHINAVLAGKALPYAHQSLSAINKKILSGRHYVSTLGLLQDEQGDPRFHGGLQKALHIYPSEHYAFWQQILGPLPVIKTVGAFGENLSSSGVTESTICLNDKIRIGSTLLEVSQGRMPCWKLNVRFDQHDMAKKLQDTLKTGWYFRVLEEGEIGVGDEIILCERLYPEWSIATIMRIVFEGSLDRQKLEQLLSLPLVDSWRKVVEQRLHSGQLEDWSPRLIGPTA from the coding sequence ATGTCAACTTTAGGCCATATCAATGCTGTTTTAGCGGGTAAAGCACTTCCCTATGCCCATCAGTCACTCAGCGCAATCAATAAGAAAATACTCTCTGGCCGTCACTATGTTTCGACGCTTGGGTTACTGCAAGATGAACAAGGCGATCCTCGCTTTCATGGAGGCCTACAAAAAGCGCTTCATATCTATCCCAGTGAACACTATGCGTTTTGGCAACAAATACTTGGTCCGTTACCCGTCATTAAAACCGTGGGGGCATTTGGGGAGAATTTAAGTTCGTCAGGAGTCACTGAATCCACCATTTGCCTCAATGACAAAATTCGTATTGGTTCAACTTTACTGGAAGTCTCTCAAGGGCGCATGCCCTGCTGGAAACTGAATGTAAGATTTGACCAACATGATATGGCCAAAAAACTGCAAGATACCCTAAAAACAGGGTGGTACTTCAGGGTACTCGAAGAAGGTGAGATTGGTGTTGGTGATGAGATTATCTTGTGTGAGAGACTCTATCCTGAATGGTCAATTGCAACGATCATGCGTATCGTTTTTGAAGGCAGCCTTGACCGCCAGAAACTAGAGCAACTACTGAGCCTCCCACTGGTTGACTCTTGGCGTAAAGTTGTCGAGCAACGTTTGCACTCTGGCCAACTTGAAGATTGGAGCCCACGCCTAATCGGACCTACGGCATAA
- a CDS encoding Lrp/AsnC family transcriptional regulator, which produces MRHQLDRIDLQILDVLYNKGRIPVVELAKQVNLTTSPCSERVKRLEKEGYISGYHAELNGEKLGLDMQVFIHIRLDQSSFSIFEKFAKAVALMPEIEECYSLSGDFDTMIKVRVANIKAYQNFMSNKLGTLPGVIQTRSEVVIQEHKTGFGVNPELLRVP; this is translated from the coding sequence ATGCGTCATCAGTTGGACAGAATAGACCTACAGATACTCGATGTCTTATACAATAAAGGCAGAATACCTGTTGTGGAGTTAGCGAAGCAGGTAAACCTCACCACATCGCCATGCTCTGAACGAGTAAAGCGTCTCGAAAAAGAGGGCTACATCAGTGGTTATCATGCCGAACTGAATGGAGAAAAACTTGGGCTAGATATGCAAGTCTTCATCCATATTCGCCTTGATCAAAGCAGCTTTTCTATTTTTGAAAAGTTCGCCAAAGCAGTCGCGTTAATGCCAGAAATTGAAGAATGTTACTCGTTGTCTGGAGATTTTGACACGATGATAAAAGTGCGTGTGGCAAACATAAAAGCGTATCAGAATTTCATGTCAAATAAGCTGGGGACTCTACCCGGCGTGATTCAAACACGCAGTGAAGTTGTGATTCAAGAGCACAAAACAGGCTTTGGTGTGAATCCAGAGTTATTACGTGTCCCTTAG
- the putP gene encoding sodium/proline symporter PutP translates to MIENSFAITSTFVAYLLIMVGIGIYAYKKTVNSSDYFLGGRSLGPWPAALSAGASDMSGWLLLGLPGYAYAAGIEAFWLAAGLLLGTWANWLINAKRLRTYSIQTDALTLPEFLSRRFNDKSKLIQALSAIFILLFFLFYTSSGLVAGGKLFETVFGLDYKIAVIIGTVCVVSYTLFGGFLAVSWTDLVQGLLMAAALLIVPIAVMEGGVGQLTTDLHNINPELMTLWNDVKGEPLSAVAIISLLAWGLGYFGQPHILARFKASRSNKDLTTARRIAVVWTSISMIGALLVGLVGLVWMTSHNGPKIDDGEKIFMLLVNSVFHPVIAGVLLAAILAAVMSTADSQLLVSSSALAEDIYKQVFKPNASSEEVVMVGRIGVIVISLIALALAMTPDSSVLDLVSYAWAGFGAAFGPAVVMSLYWGGMNRNGALAGILVGGVTVVVWKQLTGGWFDVYEIVPGIILSAMTIFAVSKLTGGASRAVSEQHKQYQQKLVELD, encoded by the coding sequence ATGATAGAAAACAGCTTTGCTATCACATCCACTTTTGTGGCTTACCTACTGATTATGGTAGGGATTGGTATTTACGCATATAAGAAAACCGTTAATTCATCGGACTACTTTTTGGGTGGTCGTAGCCTTGGTCCATGGCCTGCAGCTCTTTCTGCTGGTGCCTCAGATATGAGTGGTTGGTTATTACTTGGTCTGCCAGGTTATGCTTATGCTGCCGGTATTGAAGCATTCTGGTTAGCGGCTGGTTTGTTACTGGGTACATGGGCTAACTGGTTGATCAATGCTAAGCGTTTGCGTACTTACAGTATTCAAACCGATGCCTTAACATTGCCTGAGTTTCTTTCTCGTCGTTTTAACGATAAATCCAAACTCATTCAGGCGCTGTCTGCGATCTTTATTCTCTTATTCTTCCTCTTTTACACCAGCTCAGGTCTGGTTGCAGGCGGAAAACTTTTTGAAACCGTATTTGGTCTAGATTACAAAATTGCTGTGATCATCGGTACTGTTTGTGTCGTTTCCTATACTTTGTTTGGTGGTTTCTTAGCTGTTTCTTGGACGGATTTGGTTCAGGGGTTGTTGATGGCTGCAGCGCTCCTTATCGTGCCAATTGCGGTAATGGAAGGTGGTGTCGGTCAATTAACGACTGACTTGCATAATATCAATCCAGAACTCATGACCTTATGGAATGATGTTAAAGGTGAGCCTTTATCTGCGGTCGCGATTATTTCGTTACTTGCTTGGGGCCTTGGTTATTTCGGCCAGCCGCATATTCTCGCGCGTTTTAAAGCTTCTCGCTCAAACAAAGATCTGACGACAGCGCGCCGTATTGCCGTTGTATGGACATCAATTTCGATGATTGGAGCATTGCTTGTTGGTCTTGTTGGCCTAGTATGGATGACGTCTCACAATGGGCCGAAAATCGATGATGGTGAAAAGATCTTCATGTTGCTGGTTAACTCAGTGTTCCACCCTGTGATTGCCGGTGTCTTGTTGGCTGCGATTCTTGCAGCTGTCATGAGTACTGCTGATTCTCAGTTACTGGTTTCTTCTTCGGCTCTGGCAGAAGATATTTATAAGCAAGTCTTTAAACCAAACGCGAGCTCAGAAGAGGTTGTGATGGTGGGACGCATCGGGGTGATTGTGATTTCTTTGATTGCACTGGCACTTGCGATGACACCAGACAGCTCAGTATTAGATCTTGTTTCCTACGCTTGGGCTGGTTTCGGAGCGGCATTTGGTCCTGCTGTGGTAATGAGCCTATATTGGGGTGGAATGAACCGCAATGGTGCTTTAGCCGGCATTTTGGTGGGTGGAGTAACCGTTGTGGTCTGGAAACAGCTAACAGGTGGTTGGTTTGACGTCTATGAAATCGTCCCTGGAATCATCTTGTCTGCAATGACAATCTTCGCAGTCAGCAAACTAACGGGCGGTGCCTCTCGTGCAGTCAGTGAGCAGCACAAACAGTACCAGCAAAAGTTGGTTGAGCTTGACTAA
- a CDS encoding YdcF family protein, with protein MKKSVFAIALGSILSLSAAPHLFASQEPTAHSSVSYAQLVTKRQVVDQLLNDAVTAFKSPARISHAGFTAKMPSNMEIVTHRLLEAYQLEPYRTDLLISAANAEIYNKNVDRAIELFEQALTVAPDDVDLHAYLAVWQRFKGDKPKSQQHMATLTKLNPGKAADIEKMFATIDRVLATPLKEKPQTNKLDNKGAIVTLGYALNPDGSMHDILIARLQTTLEMAKAAPDAIIILTGGVPKNHKTEGKLMADWLIEHGVNKDRIIEENYATSTVGNALYSSYALARHGIKHATIISSASHVRRGQTLFEIASWQTGPQGITFDTVSYPDRPLHELQNASENELLGIYRDALRTYGMWSYRSYPLESR; from the coding sequence ATGAAAAAAAGTGTTTTTGCTATCGCCCTTGGTAGCATCTTGAGCCTTAGTGCTGCTCCTCATCTTTTTGCCAGCCAAGAGCCAACAGCTCACTCCTCTGTCAGCTATGCGCAACTGGTGACAAAACGCCAAGTCGTTGATCAGCTTTTGAATGACGCCGTGACCGCTTTTAAATCACCGGCTCGTATTTCACATGCAGGATTTACAGCAAAAATGCCAAGTAATATGGAGATTGTCACTCATCGCTTATTAGAAGCCTATCAGTTGGAACCTTACCGTACTGATCTGTTAATTTCTGCGGCCAACGCTGAAATTTATAACAAGAACGTAGATAGAGCGATTGAATTATTTGAACAAGCTTTAACCGTGGCGCCTGATGATGTGGATTTACACGCTTACCTTGCTGTTTGGCAACGTTTCAAGGGAGATAAACCAAAGTCACAACAGCACATGGCAACTCTAACTAAGCTAAATCCAGGCAAAGCAGCGGATATCGAAAAGATGTTTGCTACTATCGATCGAGTACTTGCCACGCCTTTAAAAGAAAAGCCACAGACCAATAAGTTAGATAATAAAGGGGCCATTGTTACTCTTGGCTACGCTTTAAACCCTGATGGCTCAATGCATGATATCTTGATTGCACGCCTGCAAACGACACTTGAAATGGCCAAGGCAGCGCCTGACGCAATTATTATACTAACTGGTGGTGTACCTAAGAATCATAAAACCGAAGGTAAATTAATGGCAGACTGGTTAATCGAACATGGAGTCAACAAAGATCGTATTATCGAGGAAAACTACGCCACCAGTACTGTCGGAAATGCACTGTACAGCAGCTATGCATTAGCACGCCACGGTATCAAACATGCAACAATCATCAGCTCTGCCAGTCATGTTCGTCGTGGACAAACTCTATTTGAAATTGCCAGTTGGCAAACAGGCCCACAAGGGATCACATTTGATACGGTGAGCTACCCTGACAGACCTTTACATGAATTGCAAAATGCCAGCGAAAATGAATTACTTGGTATTTACCGTGATGCATTGAGAACTTATGGGATGTGGAGTTACCGTTCTTATCCACTCGAATCTCGCTAA
- a CDS encoding arginine deiminase-related protein has product MLKHGAALNLQPGHSKDVERSSVQTTNCVVMVPPKEFGFNPETAQDNEFQNPTGLSKEDILLRVMNEFAIMVEELRSAGVEVIEFDYPLSTLPTPDAVFPNNWFNTTPEGVLFTFPMACENRRKEVRPEALITAFGNAGYAVTQQDSLLSYLSDDAYLESTGAMVCDHINKTIYAALSQRCDRRVLVDFARRINYESVLSFQTCLPSGSPVYHTNVMMALGEGFCVICDQVIPEYERGYIIDSIKKDRDIISISIEQMNQFCGNVLQLTTNTDDKVIAMSQSAYRAFTPAQREQLSQYGKLLPFDVSTIESIGGGSVRCMLAEVFLPRMTFK; this is encoded by the coding sequence ATGCTGAAACATGGAGCTGCTCTTAATCTACAGCCTGGTCATTCAAAAGATGTTGAACGATCATCGGTTCAAACGACGAACTGTGTGGTAATGGTGCCCCCCAAAGAATTTGGCTTTAACCCTGAAACTGCCCAAGATAATGAATTTCAAAATCCAACAGGGTTATCTAAGGAAGATATTTTGCTTCGAGTGATGAACGAGTTTGCCATTATGGTGGAAGAGCTTCGCTCAGCAGGAGTAGAAGTGATTGAATTCGATTATCCATTATCAACGCTACCTACGCCGGATGCAGTGTTTCCCAATAATTGGTTCAATACCACACCTGAGGGCGTTTTATTTACTTTTCCGATGGCTTGCGAAAATCGTCGCAAAGAAGTTCGGCCAGAAGCTTTAATCACCGCTTTTGGCAACGCGGGTTATGCGGTAACTCAGCAAGACTCTTTGCTCTCATATCTATCAGATGATGCTTACTTAGAGAGCACGGGGGCGATGGTTTGTGATCATATCAATAAAACCATTTATGCCGCCTTGTCGCAGCGTTGTGATCGTCGAGTGTTAGTGGACTTTGCTCGACGTATAAACTATGAAAGCGTCTTGTCATTTCAAACTTGTTTACCTTCTGGATCTCCTGTGTATCACACGAATGTCATGATGGCATTGGGAGAGGGGTTTTGCGTCATTTGTGATCAAGTTATTCCTGAATACGAACGGGGTTATATCATTGACTCAATCAAAAAAGACAGGGACATTATCTCAATATCGATTGAACAGATGAACCAATTTTGTGGCAATGTCTTACAACTGACGACAAATACAGATGATAAAGTGATTGCCATGTCCCAATCTGCTTATCGTGCATTTACACCTGCCCAACGTGAACAATTGTCTCAATATGGAAAGCTGTTACCTTTTGATGTATCGACAATAGAATCCATCGGTGGTGGCTCTGTTCGTTGTATGTTGGCAGAGGTGTTTTTACCTCGCATGACCTTCAAATAA
- a CDS encoding ABC transporter ATP-binding protein, translated as MFKRFEGFTKPFPDHATEQPPSGIFAFLRHYTRGFEKPLIFMSVMSTIVAIVEVSLFGAMGQLVDWLSTSNPETFLQENKSELIFFALLLLVVMPILVVVYSLLIHQTLLGNYPMSVRWLAHRYLLNQSLNFYQDDFAGRVATKVMQTSLAVRETVMKTMDVFVYVSVYFTSIIVMLAAADWRLMIPMLVWLLVYIAIQIHFVPKLKDIASEQADARSTMTGRLVDSYTNIQTVKLFSHSQRETRYAKQGMEGFLNTVYRQMRLVTGFDVAVEISNYLLVFSVTALSIYLWLDSAITVGAIAIAVSLALRINGMSMWIMWEVGALFENLGTVVDGMKTLSKPIDIQDKPDAKALEVKSGGIEFDNVSFHYGEKKGVIHNLNLNIKPGEKVGLVGRSGAGKSTLVNLLLRFHDVEQGRIKIDGQDIAQVTQDSLRAQIGMVTQDTSLLHRSIRDNILYGRPDATESELRKATKQAHADEFIESLSDPFGNVGYDAQVGERGVKLSGGQRQRIAISRVLLKDAPLLILDEATSALDSEVESAIQESLNELMQGKTVIAIAHRLSTIAQMDRLIVLDKGNVVEQGTHQELVAQKGIYAQLWAHQTGGFIGEDADT; from the coding sequence ATGTTTAAGCGATTCGAAGGTTTTACCAAACCTTTCCCAGATCACGCGACCGAGCAGCCGCCATCGGGAATTTTTGCCTTTTTACGTCACTACACAAGAGGCTTCGAAAAACCATTGATTTTCATGTCAGTGATGTCAACCATTGTCGCCATTGTTGAAGTGTCTCTGTTCGGTGCTATGGGTCAACTTGTTGATTGGCTCTCGACCAGTAATCCCGAGACCTTTTTGCAAGAGAATAAATCCGAGCTGATTTTTTTTGCACTACTTTTACTGGTTGTGATGCCAATTCTGGTGGTGGTGTATTCCTTACTGATTCATCAAACATTACTGGGCAATTACCCGATGTCCGTTCGCTGGTTAGCACACCGCTATCTACTCAATCAAAGCCTGAATTTCTATCAAGATGATTTCGCAGGACGCGTAGCAACAAAGGTCATGCAAACTTCTCTCGCCGTCCGAGAAACCGTGATGAAAACCATGGATGTGTTTGTCTATGTTTCGGTTTATTTCACAAGCATCATTGTGATGCTCGCGGCTGCAGACTGGCGCTTAATGATCCCTATGCTGGTATGGCTGTTGGTTTACATTGCGATTCAAATCCATTTCGTACCAAAACTAAAAGATATCGCCTCAGAACAAGCCGATGCCCGCTCCACGATGACAGGTCGCCTGGTTGATAGCTACACCAATATTCAAACCGTTAAACTGTTTTCCCACAGTCAACGTGAAACCCGCTACGCCAAACAAGGAATGGAAGGGTTTTTAAATACGGTTTATCGACAAATGCGTTTAGTCACTGGCTTCGATGTTGCTGTGGAAATTTCTAATTATTTATTGGTATTTTCTGTTACCGCCCTATCCATTTATTTATGGTTAGATAGCGCCATTACCGTCGGGGCGATTGCGATTGCCGTTAGCTTGGCCTTGCGCATAAATGGTATGTCGATGTGGATCATGTGGGAAGTCGGTGCCTTGTTTGAAAACTTAGGTACGGTTGTAGATGGCATGAAAACGTTATCTAAGCCGATTGACATTCAAGATAAACCCGATGCCAAAGCACTTGAAGTCAAATCTGGTGGGATTGAGTTTGATAACGTCAGCTTTCACTACGGAGAAAAGAAAGGGGTGATTCATAATCTTAACCTCAATATCAAACCGGGTGAAAAAGTAGGGCTAGTTGGGCGTTCAGGTGCCGGTAAATCGACCTTGGTTAATTTGCTATTACGCTTCCACGATGTCGAACAAGGAAGGATTAAAATTGATGGACAAGACATCGCACAAGTCACGCAAGATTCACTTCGCGCCCAAATAGGCATGGTGACACAAGATACGTCGTTATTGCATCGCTCAATTCGCGACAACATCTTATATGGCAGACCTGATGCGACGGAATCCGAACTACGAAAAGCCACCAAACAGGCTCATGCCGATGAATTTATCGAAAGTTTGAGCGATCCTTTCGGTAACGTCGGTTATGATGCTCAGGTTGGCGAACGTGGCGTGAAGCTTTCAGGAGGACAGCGTCAGCGGATTGCAATTTCTAGAGTATTACTCAAGGACGCTCCATTACTTATTTTGGATGAAGCGACTTCGGCCCTTGATTCAGAAGTCGAGTCCGCCATCCAAGAAAGCTTAAATGAGCTAATGCAAGGTAAAACGGTGATTGCGATTGCTCACCGATTATCAACGATTGCACAAATGGATCGCCTCATTGTGCTCGATAAAGGCAACGTTGTCGAACAAGGCACTCATCAAGAGCTAGTGGCACAAAAAGGCATTTATGCACAGTTGTGGGCTCACCAGACAGGTGGCTTTATTGGTGAAGACGCGGATACTTAA